From a single Deltaproteobacteria bacterium CG11_big_fil_rev_8_21_14_0_20_42_23 genomic region:
- a CDS encoding ATP-dependent DNA helicase RecG: protein MHQTLSSPVQYVKGVGPALGEKLVRLGVFTIADLLHVLPLRYADRRTKSAIRDLQPGREKTVEGKIVKSGVTFLGRRKKRIYEVVIEDESRASVSAKFFRFRQSYMTEKYVLGANVIFSGDVSKFGTKLQFIHPDVEFFSDASEAHESEGKILPIYPLTEGVHQKTMRKIIARAWQLYNAQITASLPENIIQSLELLDIWTCLHDLHFPAEDADVEALNSGKTKAHRTLIFEEFFFLELGLALRRQSYKQNEGLSHPCAENRRSDFRAHLPFELTAAQKRVGDEIAKDLHSNLPMNRLVQGDVGSGKTLVAIEAALQVLSNAHQVAFMAPTELLAEQHAANISQLLKPLGIEVALLTSSVKAARRKEMLSMLACGELGFVVGTHALIQGDVQFAKLGLAIIDEQHRFGVLQRAAIKQKGGDCDILVMTATPIPRTLAMTVYGDLDISVLDEMPKGRKEIVTKLYREGMRSKLYKGMQMELERGRQVYVVYPLIEESEKLDLKNASNMAEELAAHFSPGFRVGLLHGKLKSDEKDSVMQQFKAGEIHMLVSTTVIEVGIDIPNASVMVIEHAERFGLSQLHQLRGRVGRGSEQSYCIMMADYKLSDDGYARLNVMTETCDGFKIAEEDLKIRGPGEILGTRQSGIPELRVANLVRDAKILSHAKEIAFDLIAKDPQLSEPQHKNLKETLSLRWSGKLHLAEIS from the coding sequence AAGGAAAAATTGTAAAGTCGGGCGTTACTTTTTTGGGCCGAAGAAAAAAACGTATTTATGAAGTCGTTATCGAAGACGAATCGCGCGCAAGTGTTTCAGCAAAGTTTTTTCGCTTTCGACAAAGCTATATGACGGAAAAATATGTGCTTGGTGCAAACGTTATTTTTTCCGGAGACGTGAGCAAGTTTGGAACTAAACTTCAGTTTATTCATCCCGATGTAGAATTTTTTTCCGATGCAAGTGAAGCGCACGAAAGCGAAGGAAAAATTCTTCCCATTTATCCGCTTACCGAAGGCGTGCATCAAAAGACGATGCGCAAAATTATCGCCCGAGCGTGGCAACTCTACAATGCGCAGATTACAGCATCGCTTCCAGAAAATATTATCCAGTCATTAGAACTTTTGGACATTTGGACGTGTCTTCACGATTTACACTTTCCCGCTGAAGATGCCGATGTTGAAGCGCTCAACAGTGGAAAAACAAAAGCGCATCGCACGCTTATCTTTGAAGAATTTTTCTTTCTTGAACTGGGCTTGGCACTTCGCAGGCAAAGCTACAAACAAAATGAAGGCCTAAGTCATCCCTGTGCAGAAAATAGGCGAAGTGATTTTCGTGCTCACCTTCCCTTCGAACTTACGGCTGCACAAAAAAGAGTAGGCGATGAAATTGCAAAAGATTTGCACAGCAACCTGCCTATGAACCGCTTGGTGCAAGGTGATGTGGGCAGCGGAAAAACACTTGTAGCAATTGAAGCTGCCTTGCAGGTTTTGTCGAACGCGCATCAAGTGGCCTTTATGGCGCCGACCGAATTGCTGGCAGAGCAGCATGCTGCAAACATTTCCCAGCTTTTGAAACCGCTTGGCATTGAAGTGGCCTTGCTCACCAGTTCCGTAAAAGCTGCGAGGCGAAAAGAAATGTTATCCATGCTTGCTTGCGGTGAACTTGGTTTTGTAGTGGGAACGCACGCGCTCATCCAAGGCGATGTGCAATTTGCAAAGCTTGGCCTTGCGATCATTGACGAGCAGCATCGTTTTGGCGTGTTGCAACGCGCGGCCATCAAGCAAAAAGGTGGCGACTGCGATATTTTGGTGATGACGGCAACGCCCATTCCACGCACACTTGCCATGACCGTATATGGTGATCTCGATATTTCGGTTTTGGATGAAATGCCAAAAGGCAGAAAAGAAATTGTCACCAAATTATACCGCGAAGGTATGCGTTCAAAATTATACAAAGGCATGCAAATGGAATTGGAGCGCGGCCGGCAAGTGTATGTGGTGTATCCGTTGATTGAAGAAAGCGAAAAGCTTGATCTGAAAAACGCCAGCAACATGGCCGAAGAATTGGCTGCGCATTTTTCTCCAGGTTTTCGCGTTGGGCTTTTGCACGGAAAATTAAAAAGTGATGAAAAAGACAGCGTGATGCAGCAGTTTAAAGCGGGCGAAATTCACATGCTCGTTTCCACCACCGTGATTGAAGTGGGTATTGATATTCCAAACGCAAGTGTGATGGTGATTGAACACGCCGAGCGCTTTGGCCTGTCGCAGTTGCATCAGCTAAGAGGCCGTGTGGGCAGGGGAAGTGAACAATCGTATTGCATTATGATGGCAGACTACAAACTTTCCGACGATGGCTATGCCCGCTTAAACGTGATGACCGAAACCTGCGACGGCTTCAAAATTGCTGAAGAAGATTTGAAAATACGAGGCCCAGGCGAAATTTTGGGCACCAGACAATCCGGCATTCCAGAACTGCGCGTGGCAAATCTTGTGAGAGATGCAAAAATTTTATCCCACGCCAAAGAAATAGCATTCGACCTCATAGCCAAAGACCCTCAGTTGAGCGAGCCTCAACACAAAAATTTAAAAGAAACCCTAAGTCTCCGATGGTCCGGAAAGCTCCATTTGGCCGAGATTAGCTAG